In Amycolatopsis methanolica 239, a single genomic region encodes these proteins:
- a CDS encoding alpha/beta fold hydrolase gives MPLADVNGIKINYDDLGSGDPVVLVMGTAANGRVWHLHQVPALVDAGYRAITFDNRGISPAEPGFAIDDLVADTAGLIEHLGLGPCRLVGTSMGAQVVTELMLARPELVSQAVLMATRGRPDAMRAAMGAAEKELRDSEIALPAKYEAVTRAVQNLSPRTLNDDAAVADWLDIFEMSPTLWTPGLRAQLDLDITESRLDAYRAIDVPCLVIGFADDLRLPAYLAREVADAIPSARYLEIADAGHYGYLERPDVVNDALVTFFAAGHS, from the coding sequence ATGCCACTCGCCGACGTCAACGGCATAAAGATCAACTACGATGACCTCGGCTCGGGCGATCCGGTGGTGCTGGTGATGGGCACCGCGGCGAACGGCCGGGTGTGGCACCTGCACCAGGTGCCCGCGCTCGTCGACGCCGGCTACCGCGCGATCACCTTCGACAACCGCGGGATTTCGCCTGCCGAGCCGGGTTTCGCGATCGACGACCTGGTCGCCGACACCGCGGGCCTGATCGAGCACCTCGGCCTCGGCCCGTGCCGCCTGGTCGGTACGTCGATGGGCGCGCAGGTGGTCACCGAGCTGATGCTCGCGCGCCCCGAGTTGGTCAGCCAGGCCGTGCTGATGGCCACCCGCGGCCGCCCGGACGCGATGCGCGCGGCGATGGGCGCGGCGGAGAAGGAGTTGCGGGACAGCGAGATCGCGCTGCCCGCGAAGTACGAGGCCGTCACGCGCGCAGTGCAGAATCTCTCACCCCGCACGCTGAACGACGACGCGGCGGTCGCGGACTGGCTCGACATCTTCGAGATGTCGCCGACCCTGTGGACGCCCGGCCTGCGCGCGCAGCTCGACCTCGACATCACCGAGAGCCGCCTGGACGCCTACCGCGCGATCGACGTCCCCTGCCTGGTCATCGGGTTCGCCGACGACCTCCGCCTGCCCGCGTACCTCGCGCGCGAGGTCGCCGACGCGATCCCGTCCGCGCGGTACCTGGAAATCGCGGACGCCGGGCACTACGGATATCTGGAGCGTCCGGACGTGGTCAACGACGCTCTTGTCACCTTTTTCGCCGCTGGACACTCTTAG
- a CDS encoding MbtH family protein yields MTNPFDDDNGRFYALVNDEGQYSLWPTFAEVPAGWRIVFGEDSRQACLDHIEANWTDMRPRSLVESES; encoded by the coding sequence GTGACGAACCCCTTCGACGACGACAACGGGCGCTTCTACGCGCTGGTCAACGACGAGGGCCAGTACTCGCTGTGGCCCACCTTCGCGGAGGTGCCCGCGGGCTGGCGGATCGTCTTCGGGGAGGACAGCCGCCAGGCGTGCCTGGACCACATCGAGGCCAACTGGACCGACATGCGACCGCGCAGCCTGGTCGAGAGCGAGTCCTGA